The following is a genomic window from Spirosoma foliorum.
CCAGATATTACCTTCGATACCTACACGATGTCGCTGGATATCAGCAATGCCCGTTCTATTATCGAAGCGTACGATATTGTGGTCGACTGTACCGACAATTTTAAAGTGCGTTATTTAGTTAATGATGTTTGTGTTACGCTTGGAAAACCGTTCGTATATGGGGCCATTCATCGGTTCGAAGGGCAGGTAGCTGTTCTCAATGCCGACCTGGGCGATGGTCGTCGGGGGCCAACGTACCGATGCTTATTTCCCGAATATCCCAACGAAATTGAAATTCCTAATTGCAACGACACGGGTGTATTAGGCGTGCTGCCGGGCGTAATTGGCACCTATCAGGCAAACGAAGTTATCAAACTGATTACAGGCGTTGGCCAGACGCTGAATGAGCATTTGTTGATGGTCGATTTACTGTCGATGGGTCAACAGAAAATCAAGAATAAACGCCGGGCCGATGCTGTCGAACTGGCTCGACAAGGCTTGACGACAGCGGGTTTACGCCCAACTCCGGGGGCATTGGGACCACAGAAAATGTCGGTTCAGGAGCTATCTGAACGCCTGATCCTGGGCGACGATATTTTCCTTCTGGATGTTCGGGAACGACCTGAATATGATTTGTGCCATCTGGAAGGCTCTGTATTGATTCCAGTAGGTATGATTCCAAACAATCGGAAACGTATTCCAACGGATCGTCC
Proteins encoded in this region:
- the moeB gene encoding molybdopterin-synthase adenylyltransferase MoeB translates to MEATTLVPSEQQRYQKHLNLPEIGPAGQLRLKNSRVLVVGAGGLGCPVLLYLTAAGVGTIGVIDPDKVDLSNLQRQVLYTTDEIGKPKAKIAVNHLNRLNPDITFDTYTMSLDISNARSIIEAYDIVVDCTDNFKVRYLVNDVCVTLGKPFVYGAIHRFEGQVAVLNADLGDGRRGPTYRCLFPEYPNEIEIPNCNDTGVLGVLPGVIGTYQANEVIKLITGVGQTLNEHLLMVDLLSMGQQKIKNKRRADAVELARQGLTTAGLRPTPGALGPQKMSVQELSERLILGDDIFLLDVRERPEYDLCHLEGSVLIPVGMIPNNRKRIPTDRPVVIYCHHGIRSANVAQYLYAQAGLTNLYNLDGGINAWARDIEPEMAVY